In a single window of the Gossypium hirsutum isolate 1008001.06 chromosome A13, Gossypium_hirsutum_v2.1, whole genome shotgun sequence genome:
- the LOC121212404 gene encoding 7-deoxyloganetin glucosyltransferase, whose product MAPISLPNKPHAVCIPYPAQGHVNPMLKVAKLLHFKGFHITFVNTEYNHKRLLKSRGPHALNGLPDFRFGTIPDGLPPPDIDATQDIPALCDSTSKHCLAPFRRLLVELKATSGVPPVTCIVADGCMSFTLEAAKELGIPSVLFWTPSASGFLAYCHYRRLIDERYTPLKDESYMTNGYLDTVIDWIPGMKNIRIRDLPSFVRTTNPDDIMLNFLATEGDRASKASAIIVNTFDELEHDVVKALSSIFPKFYTIGPLHLLLNHIPPSSPLSSMRSNLWKEEPQCLQWLDLKESKSVVYVNFGSITVMTANQMVEFAWGLANSKKPFLWIIRPDLVRGDSAILPPEFIEETKDRCFMASWCPQEEVLNHSAVAGFLTHSGWNSTVESISSGVAMVSWPFFAEQQTNCWFACNEWGIGMEIDNDVKREKVEKLVRELMEGRKGEEMRENVMEWKRKAERAACLDGPSLLNLDRLINEVLLKGHE is encoded by the exons atgGCACCCATTTCATTACCCAACAAGCCCCATGCAGTATGCATCCCCTACCCAGCACAAGGTCACGTAAATCCGATGCTCAAAGTGGCCAAACTCCTCCATTTCAAAGGCTTCCACATCACTTTTGTCAACACCGAGTACAACCACAAACGCTTGCTCAAATCCAGGGGCCCCCACGCCCTCAATGGCTTGCCTGACTTCCGGTTCGGGACAATCCCCGACGGCCTTCCTCCGCCGGACATCGACGCCACGCAAGACATCCCCGCGCTTTGTGACTCCACTAGCAAGCATTGTTTGGCTCCCTTTCGCCGACTCCTTGTTGAGCTAAAAGCTACTTCCGGTGTCCCGCCGGTCACTTGTATCGTCGCCGATGGGTGCATGTCGTTCACTCTCGAGGCGGCTAAAGAGTTAGGGATTCCCAGTGTGTTGTTTTGGACACCCAGTGCTAGTGGTTTCTTGGCTTATTGCCATTACCGACGGCTTATTGATGAGCGTTATACACCATTGAAAG ATGAATCCTATATGACAAACGGGTATTTGGATACAGTCATCGACTGGATTCCGGGCATGAAAAACATCCGCATAAGAGACCTTCCAAGCTTTGTTCGAACAACCAATCCAGACGATATAATGTTGAATTTCCTTGCGACGGAGGGCGACAGAGCTTCCAAAGCTTCCGCCATAATCGTAAACACCTTCGATGAATTGGAACATGATGTCGTCAAAGCTCTCTCCTCCATCTTCCCCAAATTTTACACCATTGGACCCCTTCACTTGCTCCTCAACCATATCCCACCGTCGTCGCCTTTAAGCTCCATGAGGTCCAACCTGTGGAAAGAAGAGCCGCAATGTCTTCAATGGCTGGATTTAAAAGAATCCAAATCGGTCGTTTACGTTAATTTCGGGAGCATCACGGTGATGACGGCGAATCAAATGGTTGAATTCGCTTGGGGTTTGGCTAATAGTAAAAAACCCTTTTTGTGGATCATTAGACCCGATTTGGTACGGGGGGATTCCGCCATTTTGCCGCCGGAGTTTATCGAGGAAACTAAAGACCGGTGTTTCATGGCAAGCTGGTGCCCGCAAGAGGAAGTACTGAACCATAGCGCGGTGGCCGGGTTCTTGACGCACAGCGGGTGGAATTCGACTGTGGAAAGCATTTCGAGTGGGGTGGCGATGGTTTCTTGGCCGTTCTTCGCGGAGCAACAAACGAATTGTTGGTTCGCTTGTAATGAATGGGGTATCGGCATGGAAATCGACAACGATGTGAAAAGGGAGAAAGTGGAGAAGCTGGTGAGGGAGTTGATGGAAGGAAGGAAAGGGGAGGAGATGAGGGAAAACGTCATGGAATGGAAGAGAAAAGCTGAAAGAGCTGCGTGTTTGGATGGACCGTCCTTGTTGAATTTGGATAGGTTGATTAATGAAGTCTTGCTCAAAGGACATGAAtga